One part of the Anser cygnoides isolate HZ-2024a breed goose chromosome 9, Taihu_goose_T2T_genome, whole genome shotgun sequence genome encodes these proteins:
- the CFAP410 gene encoding cilia- and flagella-associated protein 410 — MRLSRGAVLARAKAAALDGVRRLNCWGSHLTDISICRDLPNVEVISFSVNGISDLEPLNQCQNLSELYLRKNNIGSLNELFYLKNLPRLRVLWLSENPCCGSDPHRYRMTVLRNLPSLQKLDNQAVTEEELSQALVDGEEITAPPVRRSVENSCPESTEPSAAESATETERELLSFSLEETNKIREQLGMKPVPRDKFSSFSPRETDCSRKKRNNVLNAILLLTKELDAEGLEIVQQTVGRRLQAFRKKELQEE, encoded by the exons ATGAGGCTGAGCCGCGGGGCCGTGCTGGCGCGCGCCAAGGCCGCCGCGCTCGACGGGGTCCGGCGGCTGAACTGCtg GGGCAGCCACCTCACCGAT ATATCGATATGCCGGGATTTGCCCAACGTCGAGGTGATCTCGTTCAG TGTGAACGGCATCTCGGACCTCGAGCCACTCAATCAGTGCCAGAACCTGAGCGAGCTCTACCTGAGGAAGAACAACATCGGAAGCCTGAATGAGCTCTTCTACCTCAAAAACCTGCCCCGGCTGAGGGTCCTGTGGCTGTCTGAAAATCCCTGCTGCGGGTCGGACCCCCACCGCTACAGGATGACGGTGCTGCGCAACCTCCCCAGCCTGCAGAAGCTCGATAATCAAG CCGTGACAGAGGAAGAACTGTCCCAGGCCCTGGTTGATGGGGAGGAGATCACGGCACCGCCGGTCAGGAGGAGCGTGGAGAACAGCTGCCCTGAGTCCACTGAGCCCAGTGCTGCTGAATCCGCAACGGAGACCgagagggagctgctgagcTTCAGTCTGGAGGAGACAAA caaaattcGAGAGCAGCTTGGTATGAAGCCTGTTCCCAGGGAtaaattttcctccttttcaccTCGAGAGACGGACTGCAGCCGAAAGAAGAGA AACAACGTGCTGAATGCCATCCTGCTTCTCACGAAGGAACTGGACGCAGAGGGTCTGGAGATAGTCCAGCAGACCGTGGGGAGAAGGCTGCAGGCCTTTCGGaagaaggagctgcaggaggagtgA